The following proteins are encoded in a genomic region of Micromonospora olivasterospora:
- a CDS encoding RNA polymerase sigma factor — protein sequence MKDATAAVERVFREEYGRLIAALTRRFGDLDIAEEAAAEALVTALEKWPQSGVPANPGGWLTTTAGNRAIDRIRREKQRDAKHQAALMNADHTPHEPTGPVEDDRLRLLFTCCHPALAPEARVALTLRLLGGLTMPEIAQAFLVPETTMAQRITRAKKKIAAANVPYRVPTAADLPERLGGVLTVLFLVFNEGYLATGDGDPVRAELTAEAIRLTRILRRLLSGEPEVTGLLALLLLTEARREARVRHGQLVPLDEQDRAGWNRALIDEGHDLVRECLAINQPGRYQILAAINAVHTDARTAADTDWSQVVALYDQLTRLDPSPIVALNRAVAVAELDGPEVALALVDRLPLTGYHAWHATRAELLRRLGRSGEAKHAYDAAITATQNTAERAYLTRKRGELV from the coding sequence ATGAAGGACGCGACGGCGGCCGTCGAGCGGGTCTTCCGCGAGGAGTACGGCCGCCTGATCGCCGCGCTGACCCGCCGCTTCGGCGACCTCGACATCGCCGAGGAGGCGGCAGCCGAGGCGCTCGTGACCGCGCTGGAGAAGTGGCCACAGTCCGGTGTGCCGGCCAACCCCGGCGGCTGGCTCACCACGACGGCGGGCAACCGCGCGATCGACCGGATCCGCCGGGAAAAGCAGCGCGACGCCAAACATCAGGCGGCCCTCATGAACGCCGACCACACACCCCACGAGCCGACCGGACCGGTCGAGGACGATCGGCTACGACTGCTGTTCACCTGCTGCCACCCCGCCCTCGCGCCGGAGGCGCGGGTCGCCCTAACGCTGCGGCTGCTCGGCGGGCTCACCATGCCCGAGATCGCCCAGGCGTTCCTGGTACCCGAAACCACGATGGCGCAGCGGATCACCCGGGCCAAGAAGAAGATCGCCGCGGCCAACGTGCCCTACCGGGTACCCACGGCCGCGGATCTGCCCGAGCGGCTCGGCGGGGTCCTCACCGTGCTGTTCCTCGTCTTCAACGAGGGCTACCTCGCCACCGGCGACGGCGACCCGGTCCGGGCCGAACTCACCGCAGAGGCGATCCGACTGACCCGGATCCTACGCCGGTTGCTGTCCGGCGAACCGGAGGTGACCGGCCTGCTCGCGCTGCTGCTCCTCACCGAGGCCCGGCGCGAGGCCCGGGTACGGCACGGCCAGCTGGTCCCGCTCGACGAGCAGGACCGCGCCGGCTGGAACCGCGCCCTGATCGACGAGGGTCACGACCTGGTACGCGAGTGCCTGGCGATCAACCAGCCCGGCCGCTACCAGATACTCGCCGCGATCAACGCCGTGCACACCGACGCGCGGACGGCCGCGGACACGGACTGGTCGCAGGTCGTGGCCCTGTACGACCAGCTGACCCGGCTCGACCCGTCGCCGATCGTCGCCCTCAACCGTGCCGTCGCGGTCGCGGAACTGGACGGCCCCGAGGTCGCCCTCGCCCTGGTCGACCGGCTGCCGCTGACCGGCTACCACGCATGGCACGCCACCCGCGCGGAGCTGCTCCGCCGGCTCGGCCGCAGCGGCGAGGCGAAACATGCCTACGACGCGGCGATCACCGCCACGCAGAACACCGCCGAGCGCGCCTACCTGACCAGGAAACGCGGCGAGCTGGTCTGA